aaaataaaacaaaaaggcAAAAAGGTATCTAGCGACCCGCAACTCCAACCCGACCCGGTTACGTAATACCCTAAACCCTGCATCCACTTCTTCCTTCTTCACTCTCCACACCATTTTTGTTTGAAACCAAATGAAATGAAGTTCTATTAGTTCAAAGAGGAGAAAAAGCAGATCAAAATGAGTAGCAGAACGACGACGTTTTGGGCTCGACTACTCCGCAATCAACTGCGGTTCGTTTCATCATCGTCCGCCGCCGGCGCAGCAAATCAGCCACTTTTCCGGCATCCGCCGCTCCCGCCGCATTCCGTACGTTTATTCTCCTCCGCATCATACCGAACACCGCAGGCGGATAGGGTAATTAGAGAGCTATTCCTTGACGTGGAAAGGGACAAGCAAAGGGAAAgggaagagagaaagaagaaaggaTTAGATACAACGGATATTGATGCTGAGGAAAATGAGGATTTCATGGGCGTGGGCCCACTAATTGAGAAGCTCGAGAAAAAAAAGATTAAGGAAGAAAAAATTAGCTATTTTGATGAGCCTACGGATTCTgattctgatgatgatgatgaacggTGGACTGCTGAGGCTATTAATAAACGATGGGATACTTTTGAAAAAAAGTTTAAGCGACATGAAGAGCTCCTTAAGAACTTCACTGATGCAGGCATGATAGTTTAATTTTCATCTATGCCCTTTTGAGACCATTAATAGttaggatttaagttatatacgcCGACACTATAATATATTGTTTTAGACCACATGTGTAATTTAATCCATTATGATATGTTATTGAGACATTAGTAGTTAGGATTTAAATTATATACACCAATGCCTCAATATTTTTGTATGCCATATGGGTAATTTAACGTGTCATAATAGGTTATTGAAACATCAATAGCTTGGGTCTAAGTTATATACACTGACATTGTAATATGTTTTACACCGCCGCTGTAACTTAATGTGTTATAACAAGTTACTTACAAAATTTTATAGGCTATTAATGAATGCTATTAAATAGAGTTACATGCAATTGGTTATCAAAAAAATAGAGTGACATACAATTACTTTTTAATTACCGTTTAGTGAACTGATTGTGTAAATATTTCTAGAACCCAAGTATTATAGTAAGGTGAAGAGGTTTtcgattttgagtaaacgaaaaaAATGATCTTTTTTGCAGTAAAATGACATTTTCCCTAGAAGTTAAAGGTGTATTTGCTTATGACTTCTCTCATAAGGAAATGGCGGAGGAGAGAAGAGGAAAATAGTGTTAGTTTATTAACACAAAGAAAGCTTGATAATTGGTGGGATTAGAAGTTACCCTCAGGTTTATGTTGTTTATAGGATGGATGTGAACAGTACGGCCAAAAATATCAGTTAATGTAAATGTTGGGTAAGTTTTTTCTTGGGGTTTAGGTTGGAATATATATGAGAAAATAATCACATACTGTTAGACTTATGTTTGTCTGTGCGTATATATGTGAAAGTCAACTATGTGAAAGGACTTGCAAAACAAATTCATATCATTTTGTTGTTGAATTGGAATTGACAAATTACGGAAGTTTTGACCAGAGACTCTTGATGATGCATTCAAATGGATGAATAGAATTGACAAGTTTGAGCAAAAGCATTTCCAGTTGAGACCAGAGTATCGTGTGATTGGTGAACTGATGAACCGCCTTAAAGTGGCCGAGGGTAAGGAAAGATTTCTTTTGCAGCAGAAGATAAATAGGGCCATGCGAATGGTGCAGTGGAAGGAAGCTTATGATCCCAATGACCCAGAGAATTACGGAATCATTCAACATGAGCAGGTGGGACCAAATGTAGATCTTTTAGAACATGCTGGGTTTGAAAAGGAAAAGGAGATGATTCAAGGAGGAGATGACGACGATGACATAGAGTTTGATGACATGAAAGAGAAGGATGATATATTGTTAGAGAAGCTCAATGCCATTGATAGGAAACTTGAAGAGAAACTGGCTGAATTGGACCACACCTTTGGGAAAAGGGGTAAGCTCTTAGAAGAGGAAATCAGAGATCTTGCTGAAGAAAGGAACTCGTtgacagagaagaaaagaagacCTCTGTACAGAAAAGTAAGTGCCAAGTCTTATGCTGGTTATAATATGAAAGCATTGGTTTTAACTTTCTTGCAAATGAGACTTAACTTTTGGGAAAGTCGTTTTAGTTGGAAAACGTTTATCCTGCAAAATTTCTGgcaataaaatgaagtaaaattacAAGAAGCATGTTGATGGTACCAAATACTTCGAGGCCAGACTCACACGTACACTATGTTCACGTGTCTAGTATTTTGGTTCATAGCATATAGAAGGGAATAGGGATAGCTTTTAACTAATCACTTTTCTTATATCACTTCAGCTTCTTGATTTAATTTCCCTGTATGGCTTCTTTGAAATGATTGTGGTGTTAGGAAAATTGGCTGTGTTGGTTCTCAAAAAGCAAAAATTTGGTTGTGTTCTTCATACTGTTAGAGGAACAGGTtaataattgattttattttgatAGAAATTGTCTGGCAAGTAATGAAATTTTCCTAAGCTGTTTGGCAAGAATGAGAATCTTATTAGTTAAAGGTCAGATTCTAATCTGCTGGACGGAAAGTAGAAGCATGCTAtgtatatctttttttttttgttttgtttttagcGCCCATGCAGCGGACAAAAACTCCTAATGTCCAGTAGATTAGTCTGTAGCCGAAAAAGCTCCCCTCTTTTTGTTTGGGGGAAGTAGGTGCATGTTGCCCCTCTTTCCGTGTTAGTATATGGTAGGAGACCTTTTAGTTGAGACGCTGCTAAATAGCGCATTTTGACATTCTTTTTTCTGATAAACTAAATAGTTCATCTGACATGTCCGTACCAAAAAATTAAGAAATAGAATGAGGAAGAGTGGATGTTGACACGAAATGGACTAATCAATTCTCATTCTTGGCTTGTGCTCCCAATAACGTTTCATTTTGAGAAAGGAAAACTAGGTGATTCCAAAACGCTTCATCTAGTTTGGTTGCCTTTAAGAGTTCTCTGACCAAACAAAATGGGCAGTATACATTTAGTTGTCTGATAAGAGGGACCATCCGAGAATCCTCCGGCATATTGCAAATTTCAATAAGTAATCGTTATTGAAGTAGCTCATCCAAGAGTTCAGATCATGGTTAAGTCCAAGTAATGAGAGCTTGTAATATTTGCTAATATCTTCGGTATTCCTAGGACTCTTAAGTGAAATGTGATGTGGGAACCCTGTTTCCACATTTGCATATATTTGTTTCTATGTTGAGAACTTTTATTTGTTCCTCAAGAACGTTACATTAACAAATCACCCTCTGATGTTATGTCTATGATTCTTATGGGTATATTCTGAGTTATTTCGTAAAATCTGTGTTTCACGGAATTGGACGCGatcattctttcattttcacttATTATTTATTGACAATGGCAGGGTTTTGATGTGAAACTCATTGATGTCAATAGGACATGTAAGGTTACTAAGGTAATGCGGCTATTCCAATGGATTTCTCATTCTTTTTTAATGGAGCTTGAATaaacaatttcacaaataatgGTTGAAATGTGATACAGGGGGGACAAGTTGTCAAGTATACTGCTTTGTTGGCTTGTGGGAACTATCACGGAGTTGTTGGTTTCGCAAAGGCAAAAGGTCCAGCTATTCCCATTGCCCTGCAAAAGGTACAGGAGTCTGTTTATTGTTTGACCATTCCATTTAAAGGCATGTTTTCATTTTGATCAATGCCTTGGATTGGATGATTGATCTTTCAGAAACTCTGCTAAAACAAGACTTTTGTTTTTAAAATGAATTGTGCAGGCATATGAGAAATGCTTTCAGAACCTACATTATGTCGAGCGGCATGAGGAGCATACAATTTCGCATGCAGTTCAAACAAGCTACAAAAAGACCAAGGTGCCAACTATTTGGAGTGTGAATTTTAGTCTTTCTTTTGTTAAGTTTTTGTTTGCTCATACACGTAGCAAATGCATCGTGACTTTCTCTTTATGCCTACTTAAAAAAAGAGGAGTCTTAGTTTTCTGTTTATAAAGGGTAAAATTtctctatttttcattttttgacTC
This sequence is a window from Nicotiana tomentosiformis chromosome 5, ASM39032v3, whole genome shotgun sequence. Protein-coding genes within it:
- the LOC104099453 gene encoding uncharacterized protein, which codes for MSSRTTTFWARLLRNQLRFVSSSSAAGAANQPLFRHPPLPPHSVRLFSSASYRTPQADRVIRELFLDVERDKQREREERKKKGLDTTDIDAEENEDFMGVGPLIEKLEKKKIKEEKISYFDEPTDSDSDDDDERWTAEAINKRWDTFEKKFKRHEELLKNFTDAETLDDAFKWMNRIDKFEQKHFQLRPEYRVIGELMNRLKVAEGKERFLLQQKINRAMRMVQWKEAYDPNDPENYGIIQHEQVGPNVDLLEHAGFEKEKEMIQGGDDDDDIEFDDMKEKDDILLEKLNAIDRKLEEKLAELDHTFGKRGKLLEEEIRDLAEERNSLTEKKRRPLYRKGFDVKLIDVNRTCKVTKGGQVVKYTALLACGNYHGVVGFAKAKGPAIPIALQKAYEKCFQNLHYVERHEEHTISHAVQTSYKKTKVYLWPAPTQTGMKAGRTVQTILHLAGFRNVKSKVVGSRNPHNTVKALFKALNAIETPKDVEEKFGRTVVESYLL